In one window of Helianthus annuus cultivar XRQ/B chromosome 17, HanXRQr2.0-SUNRISE, whole genome shotgun sequence DNA:
- the LOC110924246 gene encoding zinc finger protein 10, producing the protein MWNTNSMTVDSQEEDESWEVKAFAEDTRNVMGTTWPPRSYTCTFCRREFRSAQALGGHMNVHRRDRARLHQAQPNLKNPNSSSSTSSTLLIPTEELVADGGLCFLFSLTKPNTIFKPSSSNNVNGSPSHLHSFKPHPYTGNFVNVSAVVAPHGLNYSLPNSSKYEASTSIDHKSNQRVSLANMIKKTDLAMEGIDLELRLGCSSSAS; encoded by the coding sequence ATGTGGAACACTAATTCAATGACAGTGGACTCTCAAGAAGAAGATGAGTCATGGGAGGTGAAAGCTTTCGCCGAAGACACCAGAAATGTCATGGGAACCACTTGGCCACCGCGGTCCTATACTTGCACATTTTGCCGAAGAGAATTCCGGTCAGCTCAGGCTCTTGGTGGTCACATGAATGTGCACCGCCGCGACAGGGCTCGTCTCCACCAAGCACAACCTAACTTGAAAAATCCTAACTCATCTTCTTCTACTTCTTCCACTCTATTGATTCCAACTGAAGAACTTGTAGCTGATGGTGGTCTATGTTTTCTCTTTTCCTTAACTAAACCTAATACTATTTTCAAACCTTCATCTTCAAATAATGTGAATGGAAGTCCCTCACATCTTCACTCATTCAAACCTCATCCCTATACCGGTAACTTCGTGAATGTTTCGGCAGTTGTAGCTCCTCATGGCCTCAATTATTCTCTCCCTAATTCTAGCAAATATGAAGCATCAACATCAATAGATCATAAAAGCAACCAAAGAGTTAGTCTTGCCAACATGATAAAGAAGACTGATTTGGCAATGGAAGGTATTGATCTTGAGCTTCGTCTAGGATGCAGTTCATCGGCTTCTTGA
- the LOC110923528 gene encoding transcriptional regulator SUPERMAN, producing the protein MWNPNSVVASSQEEDDSWEVKAFAEDTRNVMGTTWPPRSYTCTFCKREFRSAQALGGHMNVHRRDRARLHQTQPNLVNSNISSATSSTLLIPTQELVANGGLCLLYSLPRPNGLFDPSSFNNVKGNPSTLLSISPCPNIDEVIDFPTAVAPRSFNSSLSNSGYTEASTSANCKSNEKVSIDKKRRKTTDSAIEGIDLELRLGCSSFGF; encoded by the coding sequence ATGTGGAACCCAAATTCAGTAGTGGCAAGTTCTCAAGAAGAAGATGATTCATGGGAGGTGAAAGCCTTTGCGGAAGACACAAGAAATGTGATGGGAACCACATGGCCACCAAGGTCTTACACTTGCACATTTTGCAAGAGAGAATTCCGATCGGCACAAGCTCTAGGCGGGCATATGAACGTCCACCGTCGTGATAGGGCTCGTCTCCACCAAACTCAGCCTAACTTGGTAAACTCTAATATTTCATCTGCTACTTCTTCTACTCTCTTGATTCCAACTCAAGAACTTGTTGCAAATGGTGGCCTATGCCTTCTCTACTCTCTACCAAGACCTAATGGACTTTTCGACCCTTCATCTTTTAATAATGTCAAAGGCAATCCCTCTACTCTTCTATCCATTTCACCTTGTCCCAATATTGATGAAGTCATTGATTTTCCGACAGCCGTGGCTCCTCGTAGCTTCAATTCTTCTTTGTCCAATTCTGGCTACACCGAAGCATCCACGTCCGCAAACTGTAAAAGCAATGAAAAAGTTAGTATCGACAAAAAAAGACGAAAGACAACTGATTCAGCAATTGAAGGTATTGATCTAGAGCTTCGCCTAGGATGCAGCTCTTTTGGGTTTTGA